In a single window of the Pontibacter russatus genome:
- a CDS encoding DUF6252 family protein, whose translation MKQDLFNRLTPARWLLPAALGLLLGLQACSKDKLCEDEPFCARVNGKLWWPSDNGDFKARPLTISLLYGDSVLAIRASNGSERIYLSVRDGKVISAKDYTLTDTLSRGYFDKSLSSDEFETDSVNTGLLSITEINCSKKTLTGTFFFKAFNSATGEVVEVSNGRFDAFYTEY comes from the coding sequence ATGAAACAGGACCTTTTCAATCGGCTTACCCCAGCCCGCTGGCTGCTGCCTGCAGCACTTGGCCTGCTGCTCGGGCTACAGGCATGCAGCAAAGACAAATTGTGCGAAGACGAGCCGTTCTGCGCCAGAGTGAACGGCAAGCTATGGTGGCCCAGCGATAACGGCGACTTTAAGGCGCGCCCGCTTACTATAAGTCTACTTTATGGTGACAGCGTTTTGGCTATTAGGGCTTCCAATGGTTCTGAGAGAATATACTTGAGCGTTAGAGACGGTAAGGTCATATCTGCTAAAGATTATACTTTAACAGATACGCTGAGCAGAGGATACTTTGACAAAAGCCTTTCATCTGATGAGTTTGAGACTGACTCTGTCAATACAGGCTTATTATCAATCACCGAGATAAACTGCTCTAAAAAGACATTAACTGGAACATTCTTCTTCAAGGCCTTCAACTCAGCTACTGGTGAGGTGGTGGAAGTGTCTAATGGGAGGTTTGACGCTTTCTACACAGAATACTAA
- a CDS encoding PorP/SprF family type IX secretion system membrane protein, whose amino-acid sequence MKKPLLLIIFFAALGMQARAQQRPQYSQYMLNNFLLNPAITGIEDYADVRVSHRRQWVGLEGAPVTSYVTAHTPLNKGASGNKYHRALAHHGIGASFFTDKTGPLRTSSVSFSYAYHLPLTTTLNVSAGASAGIIRNTVNSAELELTNPNDPLIGGGTINNNVFDLNLGLWLYSKNFSVGVSGAQLLEDVGSFQPAEGAEATFGLQRHYFVTGAYRFEPTDWLDVIPSVMLKLADPSPASIDASVRVLYDERFWVGASYRHEDALVGMVGVYVSPLLDISYSYDATSSSLNRVSAGTHEVVIGFKLLNNNRIICPQWVW is encoded by the coding sequence ATGAAGAAGCCGCTTCTATTGATAATCTTTTTTGCAGCGCTGGGCATGCAGGCGCGGGCGCAGCAGCGCCCGCAGTACAGCCAGTACATGCTCAACAACTTCCTGCTGAACCCCGCCATTACCGGCATCGAGGACTATGCGGATGTGCGGGTGAGCCACCGGCGGCAGTGGGTGGGCCTGGAGGGGGCCCCGGTCACCTCCTACGTAACGGCGCACACGCCGCTCAACAAGGGTGCCTCCGGCAACAAGTACCACCGGGCGCTGGCGCACCACGGCATCGGCGCGTCCTTCTTCACAGACAAGACAGGGCCGCTCCGCACGTCCAGCGTGAGTTTCTCCTACGCCTACCACCTGCCCCTCACCACCACGCTCAACGTGTCGGCCGGGGCCTCGGCAGGCATCATCCGGAACACCGTGAACTCGGCAGAACTGGAGCTGACTAACCCGAACGACCCGCTCATTGGCGGCGGCACTATCAACAACAACGTGTTCGACCTGAACCTGGGGCTGTGGCTGTACTCCAAGAATTTTTCGGTGGGCGTTTCCGGCGCGCAACTGCTGGAGGATGTCGGCAGCTTCCAGCCGGCGGAGGGCGCGGAGGCAACCTTTGGGCTGCAGCGGCATTACTTCGTGACGGGCGCCTACCGTTTCGAGCCGACAGACTGGCTGGACGTGATTCCGTCCGTGATGCTGAAGTTGGCTGACCCAAGCCCGGCCTCAATTGATGCCAGCGTGCGCGTGCTGTACGACGAGCGCTTCTGGGTGGGCGCCTCCTACCGCCACGAAGACGCGCTGGTGGGCATGGTGGGGGTATATGTAAGTCCGCTGCTGGACATCTCCTACTCATACGACGCCACCAGCTCCAGCCTGAACAGGGTAAGTGCCGGTACGCACGAGGTAGTCATTGGCTTTAAGTTGCTGAACAACAACCGCATCATATGCCCGCAGTGGGTCTGGTAG
- a CDS encoding DUF2752 domain-containing protein, whose amino-acid sequence MKLSLKRKNGLPEAAAWLLGLSALALMDPGGEHLFSFCPFSWLWAEGCWGCGLGHAIAYMCRGEWRASWEAHPLALPAVLLLLRRCGQLLICQGSSDKTQAAGHRAQHL is encoded by the coding sequence ATGAAGCTGTCCCTGAAACGGAAAAATGGCCTGCCGGAGGCAGCGGCCTGGCTGCTGGGCCTAAGCGCGCTGGCGCTGATGGACCCGGGCGGGGAGCACCTGTTCAGCTTTTGCCCCTTCAGCTGGCTGTGGGCGGAGGGGTGCTGGGGCTGCGGCCTGGGCCACGCCATTGCCTATATGTGCCGGGGCGAGTGGCGGGCATCGTGGGAGGCGCACCCGCTGGCCCTGCCTGCGGTCCTGCTGCTGCTGCGCCGCTGCGGACAACTGCTGATATGCCAAGGCAGCTCTGATAAAACACAGGCGGCAGGACATAGGGCACAGCACCTTTAA
- a CDS encoding MOSC domain-containing protein codes for MTDLYLSDIYIYPIKSLGGIRLEAAEAEARGLRHDRRWMLVDEKGNFLTQRQHAQMALLQVSLEQEGLEVRHKQGKLEPLYIPFAATGRELQVTVWDDTVPALEVSPDISSWFTEALGMAARLVHMPPQTRRLVDTDYATNGEVVSFADGYPFLLIGQAALDDLNSRLEQPVLMNQFRPSLVFRGGEPFAEDSWDGFTIGSQLFRAVKPCARCVVTTINQATAEKSPEPLRTLAMYRQQRNKILFGQNLLPGSAGGTLRVGDKLTVLSRK; via the coding sequence ATGACCGATTTATACCTGTCTGATATCTACATTTACCCGATAAAGTCGCTGGGCGGCATCCGGCTGGAAGCGGCAGAGGCTGAGGCCCGAGGCCTGCGCCACGACCGCCGCTGGATGCTGGTGGATGAGAAAGGGAATTTCCTGACGCAGCGCCAGCACGCGCAGATGGCCCTGCTGCAGGTATCGCTGGAGCAGGAGGGGCTGGAGGTGCGCCACAAGCAGGGGAAACTGGAGCCGCTATATATACCGTTTGCCGCCACCGGGCGCGAGTTGCAGGTAACGGTGTGGGACGACACGGTGCCGGCCCTGGAGGTCAGTCCCGACATAAGCTCCTGGTTTACGGAGGCGCTGGGCATGGCGGCGCGCCTGGTGCATATGCCGCCCCAGACCCGCCGCCTCGTGGACACCGATTATGCCACCAACGGAGAGGTCGTGAGTTTTGCCGACGGGTATCCGTTCCTGCTCATCGGGCAGGCGGCCCTCGACGACCTGAACAGCCGCCTGGAGCAGCCCGTGCTGATGAACCAGTTCCGCCCGAGCTTGGTGTTCCGGGGTGGGGAGCCCTTCGCGGAAGACAGTTGGGACGGATTTACGATAGGCAGCCAGTTGTTTCGGGCCGTAAAGCCCTGCGCCCGCTGCGTCGTGACCACCATCAACCAGGCCACAGCCGAAAAGAGCCCCGAGCCACTCCGGACGCTGGCCATGTACCGGCAGCAGCGCAATAAAATCCTGTTCGGCCAGAACCTGCTGCCCGGCAGCGCCGGCGGCACCCTGCGCGTGGGCGATAAACTGACCGTGCTCTCCAGGAAGTGA
- a CDS encoding ice-binding family protein: MVSLVAFAQGVPQLGPLYEFNALASLKVKNEGGTVVHASVGASDGPIEGFPPGEIRREKHPQTAYAKLAIAQAREVQSLLAGYPATATLSSGNLAGKTITPGVYHINGNATLNGKLTFNGQGQDNPLIIIKVSGKLDIERAEYEMLNGASGINLYWLVEGDVTVNRGASALGNVFSGSNITLNEGAQLQGRLVATEGEIRLTNNVLNFPADLEITLGKTPGSKGVNTYDFGETITYTIAIKNKGPVNENGVAVADIQYTGELLHYASSVPDAPFDGSTWSVGNLDYKEEATLTITARINKAGSGYLRALVYGYGIDEIRSNNTADLSFCVLLSGTGEITGPRQVCVNESYIYSIAEVEGATRFIWSVPSGWTYTMLSKTSIQVKAGANSGLVKVVASNTCGEGPARVVEVTSMAAPPAKPDAISGPASLCGNQKNIIYSITAVDRATSYTWAVPEGWVILKGQGTTEITVNTAGTGGQVTVQPSNSCGVGESQQLPVTISEAAPVAAAVIRGSLQGCGGNTAIYTADPVAGATGYKWSVPAGWAITAGQGSSEITVRVGTAAGDVSVQAENSCGVGPAARLAVKPVTTAPAALGPVTGATLACTVEEGLIYAVEPVATALSYDWRVPAGWVITAGAGTHQITVNASVNSGEVSVAAINDCGATARSVLAVQATPNAPATPGPIAGAQFGCAGSTGTYSVAAVAGATSYIWTVPTGWSVTAGQGTTSIRAKVGTGSGSITVKAVSACGTSPQKSLSVTPASATPANVKLSEGSSSVCTGTTFTIQALNAANLGTLVWQVPAGWAVVSGQGTPQLTVKAGSTSGTVRLTVTNGCGELTVSKAVTVSTQPPAAPGAISGTPSACESSTQTYSTAPVSGATSYIWAVPAGWVIVKGQGTPAIEVKTGKTAGNITVTAANGCGNSSQSAVLAVVPTVGAPAAVGAIQGPQGSFCQGTANLSYSITALQNAASYIWEVPSGWAITAGQGTTSIKVTAGTTAGDIKVTAANACGTGSTKALPVAPQVLPSTPVFASGPHIPCVGVPTVYTVAGATGVDSYIWEVPAGWVILKGQGTASIEVKATHTAGEMKVTARNSCGGSNTTKLEVTPAEGLPAAPGAVEGPANVCVSQSVIYKVTSASAAASYAWSVPAGWEITAGQGTGAITVTAGSGAGTVEVAAVSGCGSGQRVSMQVSGAALAAPALIIDSSSPCTGLVYEVAAAPGTTAYIWEVPPGWTITSGGGSNKITVTPGDGAGAITLSVSNGVCSSAPISIVPDRNLAKSELSFPNVFSPNNDGNNDTWVIRNLQNYPQNELTVLNRWGNEVYKAKGYSGNWDGDNLSEGTYFYVASVKMCDGAEKVFKGFVTIVR, encoded by the coding sequence ATGGTGTCTCTTGTTGCCTTTGCCCAGGGTGTCCCTCAGCTCGGGCCCCTATATGAATTTAATGCGCTTGCTTCGCTCAAAGTGAAGAATGAGGGCGGCACCGTTGTGCACGCTAGTGTGGGCGCCTCAGACGGCCCGATAGAAGGCTTCCCGCCCGGGGAAATCCGCCGGGAGAAGCATCCCCAGACTGCCTATGCGAAACTGGCCATAGCGCAGGCGCGGGAAGTTCAGTCGCTCCTGGCCGGGTATCCTGCCACCGCCACCCTGAGCAGCGGAAACCTGGCAGGCAAAACAATCACGCCGGGTGTGTACCACATCAACGGAAACGCAACGCTTAACGGAAAGCTCACTTTTAACGGGCAGGGGCAGGACAACCCGCTGATCATCATCAAGGTGAGCGGGAAGTTGGATATTGAGCGGGCTGAGTATGAGATGCTGAACGGAGCCAGCGGCATTAACCTCTACTGGCTGGTGGAAGGAGACGTGACGGTGAACAGAGGCGCTTCGGCATTGGGCAACGTTTTCTCCGGGAGCAACATCACGCTGAATGAGGGCGCGCAGTTGCAGGGGCGCCTGGTGGCCACCGAGGGCGAAATCAGGCTGACAAACAACGTGCTCAACTTCCCGGCAGACCTGGAAATAACGCTCGGCAAAACGCCGGGCTCGAAAGGCGTCAACACCTACGACTTCGGCGAGACGATTACCTACACCATCGCCATCAAAAACAAGGGCCCTGTAAACGAGAACGGTGTCGCGGTGGCCGATATCCAGTATACGGGCGAGCTGCTGCACTATGCCTCTTCCGTGCCGGACGCCCCCTTCGACGGCAGCACCTGGTCCGTCGGGAACCTCGATTACAAGGAGGAAGCCACGCTCACCATCACCGCCCGGATAAACAAAGCCGGCTCGGGCTATCTGAGGGCGCTGGTATATGGCTACGGAATCGACGAGATACGCAGCAACAACACGGCCGACCTTAGTTTCTGCGTGCTCCTGTCGGGGACGGGGGAGATAACGGGTCCCCGGCAGGTCTGCGTGAACGAGAGCTATATATACAGCATCGCCGAGGTGGAGGGCGCCACGCGCTTTATCTGGAGCGTCCCTTCGGGATGGACCTACACCATGCTTTCGAAGACCAGCATCCAGGTGAAGGCAGGGGCAAACTCCGGCCTGGTGAAGGTAGTGGCCAGCAACACCTGTGGCGAAGGCCCTGCCAGGGTGGTCGAGGTGACATCAATGGCGGCCCCGCCAGCTAAGCCCGACGCTATAAGTGGGCCCGCCAGCCTGTGCGGCAACCAGAAAAATATCATATACAGCATAACGGCAGTGGACAGAGCGACCAGCTACACCTGGGCCGTGCCGGAAGGGTGGGTAATCCTGAAAGGCCAGGGCACCACCGAGATCACCGTAAACACTGCCGGAACCGGCGGGCAGGTGACAGTGCAGCCATCCAACTCCTGCGGCGTGGGCGAGTCGCAGCAACTGCCCGTAACCATCAGCGAGGCGGCCCCCGTCGCTGCGGCAGTTATCCGGGGCTCCTTGCAAGGCTGCGGAGGCAACACCGCCATATATACGGCAGACCCTGTGGCCGGCGCCACGGGCTACAAGTGGAGCGTGCCAGCCGGATGGGCGATTACGGCAGGGCAGGGCTCCAGCGAGATAACTGTAAGGGTAGGCACGGCCGCCGGAGACGTATCGGTGCAGGCAGAGAACTCTTGTGGCGTTGGCCCCGCCGCCAGGCTGGCCGTAAAACCTGTCACCACGGCCCCGGCGGCGCTTGGCCCTGTAACAGGGGCAACGCTGGCGTGTACCGTGGAGGAAGGGCTTATATATGCCGTGGAGCCTGTGGCAACGGCGCTGAGTTATGATTGGCGTGTACCGGCAGGCTGGGTGATTACCGCCGGGGCCGGCACACACCAGATTACCGTGAATGCCAGCGTTAACAGCGGAGAAGTGTCTGTGGCCGCCATCAACGATTGCGGCGCCACGGCCAGAAGCGTGCTGGCGGTGCAGGCCACGCCCAATGCGCCCGCCACGCCGGGGCCTATTGCCGGGGCGCAATTCGGCTGCGCCGGCAGCACCGGAACCTACAGCGTCGCGGCGGTGGCTGGGGCTACGTCCTATATATGGACCGTGCCGACAGGCTGGAGTGTTACCGCTGGCCAGGGCACCACCAGCATCCGGGCAAAAGTGGGCACGGGCAGCGGCAGCATCACCGTCAAAGCCGTGAGCGCCTGTGGCACTAGCCCTCAGAAATCCTTGTCCGTCACGCCTGCTTCTGCCACCCCCGCCAACGTGAAACTGTCAGAAGGAAGCAGCAGCGTCTGCACGGGAACCACCTTCACCATTCAGGCCCTGAATGCGGCCAATTTAGGCACCTTGGTGTGGCAAGTGCCAGCTGGTTGGGCCGTCGTGTCCGGGCAGGGCACCCCGCAACTGACGGTAAAAGCAGGCAGCACCAGCGGAACAGTGCGCCTCACGGTCACAAACGGCTGCGGCGAACTGACGGTGAGCAAAGCAGTAACGGTTTCGACGCAGCCACCCGCCGCACCGGGAGCTATCTCGGGCACGCCTTCAGCCTGTGAAAGCAGCACGCAAACGTATAGCACAGCCCCTGTAAGCGGGGCCACCTCTTATATATGGGCTGTGCCAGCCGGGTGGGTTATTGTAAAGGGCCAGGGCACGCCTGCCATCGAGGTAAAGACAGGTAAAACAGCGGGCAACATTACCGTGACAGCCGCCAATGGGTGCGGGAACAGCAGCCAAAGCGCTGTGCTGGCCGTGGTGCCGACCGTAGGCGCTCCGGCTGCCGTCGGAGCCATTCAGGGTCCGCAGGGCAGCTTCTGCCAGGGCACTGCCAACCTCTCCTACAGCATTACCGCCCTGCAGAACGCGGCTTCCTATATATGGGAGGTGCCGAGCGGCTGGGCGATTACCGCTGGGCAGGGCACCACCAGCATCAAAGTGACGGCAGGCACCACCGCAGGCGACATTAAAGTAACGGCAGCCAACGCCTGCGGTACAGGCAGCACAAAGGCCCTGCCGGTGGCGCCGCAAGTGCTGCCATCCACTCCGGTATTCGCCTCTGGTCCGCATATTCCCTGTGTGGGCGTTCCGACCGTCTACACCGTGGCGGGCGCAACTGGCGTGGACTCTTATATATGGGAGGTGCCAGCCGGATGGGTAATCCTGAAAGGGCAGGGCACAGCCAGCATCGAAGTAAAAGCCACCCACACTGCCGGAGAGATGAAGGTGACGGCCCGCAACAGTTGTGGCGGCAGCAATACCACTAAACTGGAGGTGACGCCTGCAGAGGGCCTGCCTGCTGCACCGGGTGCCGTCGAGGGGCCTGCAAATGTCTGCGTGAGCCAGTCGGTGATATATAAAGTGACTTCAGCCAGCGCCGCCGCCTCTTATGCCTGGAGCGTTCCAGCAGGTTGGGAGATTACCGCCGGACAGGGCACCGGAGCCATAACCGTAACAGCCGGAAGCGGCGCAGGCACCGTGGAGGTGGCCGCCGTCAGCGGTTGCGGCAGCGGACAGCGCGTTTCCATGCAGGTCAGCGGCGCTGCCCTGGCGGCACCTGCGCTTATCATCGACAGCAGCTCGCCCTGCACGGGGCTGGTGTATGAGGTGGCGGCAGCACCGGGCACCACGGCCTATATATGGGAGGTGCCGCCCGGCTGGACCATCACCTCCGGCGGGGGCTCCAACAAAATCACAGTTACGCCCGGCGACGGCGCGGGCGCCATTACCCTGTCGGTGAGCAACGGCGTGTGCAGCAGCGCCCCCATCAGCATCGTACCCGACAGGAACCTGGCGAAATCGGAGCTGTCGTTCCCGAACGTGTTCTCACCGAACAACGACGGCAATAACGACACCTGGGTGATCCGTAACCTGCAGAACTACCCGCAGAACGAGCTGACGGTGCTGAACCGCTGGGGCAACGAGGTATATAAAGCCAAAGGCTACAGCGGCAACTGGGACGGCGACAACCTGAGCGAGGGCACCTATTTTTATGTGGCCAGCGTGAAGATGTGCGACGGGGCAGAAAAAGTTTTCAAGGGATTTGTGACGATAGTGAGATAA
- a CDS encoding OmpA family protein, with protein sequence MKINFTLALLLLWLMMGGTAAVTAQDMKQADKYFQNYEFSLALEAYKTILEKGEPSLTVVQRIADSYRILNNSREAEFWYAQTIAFPGADPSNIFLYAEAAKRNANYDKAKQLFLDYGRKVPAQAALALKMAASCDTALHWMQNPMAYEVQKHPQLNSAGADFSPVKLPDGLLFASDRLIANQKQQTERSNWTGNGYIQLYIAKATSDSTYGAPVPLPSEVNTEYHNGPGVFLAKENTLYFTRTHVVKRSARHASTDPTSWFKGSDNRTHTNRHGIYTAEQKGEKWNNVKPFKYNNTDEFSIGHPAITPDGQVLYFVSDMPGGFGETDIYYSERQKDGSWGKPVNAGNTINTSGRESFASLGENGTLYFSSDGHMGMGGLDIFRAVGPHKAWTKVENLKYPLNTPQDDLGILMDSTGTKGMLSSGRLGENGYDDIFTFEEVSVPCTLIGRTVERFAVAGTSRKVEAPVEGVLLQLLEEGGTKPLEVYSGKDGGFVFPVKAGTNYTIKGSKPEYLTQTRSLTPDCRFNTDSVKVEMIFNRSTPNKPIALENIFYDLDKYAIRPDAARELDKLVQTLNDNPSIRIELSSHTDSRQTNRYNDMLSQLRAQAAVDYIISKGIDRDRLKAKGYGETRLINRCADGVSCSEAQHQENRRTEFTILE encoded by the coding sequence ATGAAAATCAACTTTACCCTTGCGCTGCTTTTGCTGTGGTTGATGATGGGAGGGACTGCGGCGGTGACGGCGCAGGACATGAAGCAGGCAGACAAGTATTTTCAGAATTATGAGTTCAGCCTGGCCCTCGAGGCCTATAAGACTATCCTGGAGAAAGGAGAACCCAGCCTGACGGTGGTGCAGCGCATCGCCGACAGCTACCGCATCCTCAACAACAGCCGGGAGGCCGAGTTCTGGTACGCGCAGACCATCGCCTTTCCGGGGGCAGACCCTTCCAACATCTTCCTCTATGCCGAAGCCGCTAAGCGCAACGCCAATTATGACAAGGCGAAGCAGCTGTTTCTGGACTATGGCCGCAAAGTGCCGGCGCAGGCTGCCCTGGCCCTGAAGATGGCCGCCTCCTGCGACACCGCCCTGCACTGGATGCAAAACCCCATGGCATATGAGGTGCAGAAACACCCCCAACTGAACAGCGCCGGAGCGGATTTCAGCCCCGTGAAGCTGCCGGATGGCCTGCTGTTCGCCTCTGACCGGCTGATTGCCAACCAGAAGCAGCAGACCGAGCGCAGCAACTGGACCGGCAACGGTTATATCCAGTTATATATAGCCAAGGCAACTTCCGACAGTACCTACGGCGCGCCGGTGCCGCTGCCATCGGAGGTGAACACGGAGTATCACAACGGGCCAGGCGTTTTCCTGGCGAAAGAGAACACCCTCTACTTTACCCGCACACACGTAGTAAAGCGCAGCGCCAGGCACGCCAGCACCGACCCCACCAGTTGGTTCAAGGGCAGTGACAACCGCACCCACACCAACCGGCACGGCATCTATACCGCTGAGCAGAAAGGGGAAAAATGGAATAACGTGAAGCCTTTCAAGTACAACAACACCGATGAGTTCTCCATCGGGCACCCGGCCATCACCCCCGACGGGCAGGTGCTGTACTTTGTGTCGGATATGCCGGGGGGCTTCGGGGAGACGGACATCTACTACAGCGAGCGCCAGAAAGACGGCTCGTGGGGAAAGCCCGTGAACGCGGGCAACACCATCAACACCAGCGGGCGCGAGAGCTTCGCCAGCCTGGGCGAGAACGGCACGCTGTACTTCTCCTCCGACGGGCATATGGGCATGGGCGGTCTGGATATCTTCAGAGCCGTTGGGCCGCACAAGGCCTGGACCAAGGTGGAGAACCTGAAGTATCCGCTCAACACGCCTCAGGACGACCTCGGCATACTGATGGACAGCACCGGCACGAAGGGGATGCTTTCCTCGGGCCGCCTGGGGGAGAACGGTTATGACGACATCTTCACGTTTGAGGAAGTCAGTGTGCCCTGCACGCTGATCGGCAGGACGGTGGAACGCTTCGCGGTGGCCGGCACATCCCGGAAGGTAGAGGCGCCGGTGGAGGGCGTGCTGCTGCAATTGCTGGAAGAAGGCGGCACCAAACCCCTGGAAGTGTACTCCGGCAAAGACGGCGGCTTTGTTTTCCCGGTGAAGGCGGGCACCAACTATACCATTAAGGGTTCGAAGCCGGAGTACCTGACGCAGACGCGCAGCCTCACCCCCGACTGCCGCTTCAACACCGACTCGGTGAAGGTGGAGATGATCTTTAACCGCAGCACCCCGAACAAGCCCATCGCGCTGGAGAACATCTTCTACGACCTCGACAAGTACGCCATCCGGCCCGATGCCGCCAGAGAACTGGACAAGCTGGTGCAGACGCTGAACGATAACCCCTCCATCCGCATTGAGCTGAGCTCCCACACCGACAGCCGCCAGACCAACCGCTACAACGACATGCTGTCGCAGCTACGGGCGCAGGCCGCTGTGGATTATATCATCTCCAAAGGCATCGACAGGGACAGGCTGAAAGCAAAGGGCTATGGCGAAACGAGGCTCATCAACCGCTGTGCCGACGGTGTGTCCTGCTCCGAGGCACAGCACCAGGAAAATCGCCGCACCGAGTTCACGATTCTGGAGTAG
- a CDS encoding PorP/SprF family type IX secretion system membrane protein codes for MATFGKKLNIVLVLLGLAMAPAAFAQQAPQYSQYIFNELVINPAYAGSKQILNINATYRSQWTGFDGAPTTQTISIDGPARNKSLGWGLHLMNDEIGVQRQTGAYLNAASRISLDRFSTLALGLAVGASQYTLDGTRLRPGSEMPDMAVPQTRVSQLLPDLKVGVFFNTERYYAGLSAASLIPFKDSETDISTPRRHYFLSSGYLFDLGRHMHLKPSILIKEDFRSPTGVDLNVFLLLQRVVWVGASYRTAVPMFTKQEMKQLDKRNALAVMAQVYATPRFRVGYSYDITLTELRNYGSHEVSLGYTFLQKKYGRILTPRNL; via the coding sequence ATGGCCACGTTCGGGAAGAAATTAAACATAGTACTTGTACTGCTGGGGCTGGCAATGGCCCCGGCGGCCTTCGCGCAGCAGGCGCCGCAGTACAGCCAGTATATTTTTAATGAGCTGGTGATAAACCCGGCTTACGCAGGCAGCAAGCAGATATTGAACATCAACGCGACCTACCGCAGCCAGTGGACCGGCTTCGATGGCGCCCCCACCACCCAGACCATCAGCATAGACGGGCCCGCCAGGAACAAGAGCCTGGGCTGGGGGCTGCACCTGATGAACGACGAGATAGGGGTGCAGCGCCAGACAGGCGCCTACCTCAACGCCGCCTCCCGCATCAGCCTCGACCGTTTCTCAACCCTGGCGCTGGGCCTGGCGGTGGGGGCCTCGCAGTACACACTGGATGGCACCCGCCTGAGGCCGGGGAGCGAGATGCCGGATATGGCCGTACCGCAGACGCGCGTGTCGCAGCTGCTGCCGGACCTGAAGGTAGGCGTGTTCTTTAACACCGAGCGCTACTACGCCGGTTTGTCGGCGGCCAGCCTCATTCCCTTCAAAGACAGCGAGACAGATATCTCCACCCCGCGCCGCCACTATTTCCTTTCCTCCGGCTACCTGTTCGACCTGGGCCGGCATATGCACCTGAAGCCCAGCATCCTCATCAAAGAGGATTTTCGCAGCCCCACCGGCGTTGACCTGAACGTTTTTTTGCTGCTGCAGCGGGTTGTTTGGGTGGGCGCCTCTTACCGCACGGCCGTGCCCATGTTCACGAAGCAGGAGATGAAGCAACTGGACAAGCGGAACGCCCTGGCGGTGATGGCACAGGTATATGCCACGCCCCGGTTCCGGGTGGGCTACTCCTACGACATCACCCTGACGGAACTGCGGAACTACGGGAGCCATGAGGTGTCGCTCGGCTACACTTTCCTGCAAAAGAAGTACGGCCGTATCCTGACGCCCCGAAACCTATAA
- a CDS encoding dihydrofolate reductase family protein: MRKIVLYIAASLDGYIARPDDSIDWLEDKAYALEGEDYGYSEFTQTIDTTLMGHSTYKVILGFDTPFPLPTETNFVFSRSGGHADTAQVQFIDTDAVAFVQELKQQPGKAIWLMGGGQLNTLLLNARLIDEIILTYIPIVLGAGIPLFAAGAQETRLNVSSSKTYPNGFVQVRLNS, encoded by the coding sequence ATGCGGAAAATTGTGCTTTACATTGCCGCCAGCCTCGACGGCTATATAGCCCGCCCCGACGACAGCATCGATTGGCTGGAAGACAAAGCCTATGCGCTGGAGGGGGAAGACTACGGCTACAGCGAATTCACACAGACCATCGACACCACCCTGATGGGCCACAGCACCTACAAAGTCATCCTTGGCTTTGACACGCCGTTCCCTTTACCCACCGAAACCAACTTTGTGTTCAGCCGCTCTGGCGGGCACGCCGACACAGCACAGGTGCAGTTTATAGACACCGATGCCGTGGCGTTTGTGCAGGAACTGAAGCAACAGCCGGGCAAGGCGATATGGCTGATGGGCGGCGGCCAGCTGAACACGCTCCTGCTCAACGCCCGCCTCATCGACGAGATCATCCTCACCTATATCCCCATCGTGCTGGGCGCGGGCATCCCGCTTTTTGCCGCCGGGGCGCAGGAAACGAGACTGAACGTAAGCAGCAGCAAAACCTACCCCAACGGCTTTGTGCAGGTGCGGCTAAACAGCTAA
- a CDS encoding TM2 domain-containing protein, with protein sequence MANILNLMPELEPDEMSFIQSLVNDMPEQEAQQFASIYRTRRREPQLVLITTLIGFIGLAGLHRFVLGQIGMGLLYFFTGGLCLVGTIIDLINYKRLAFEYNVKQAQQVVVMMRY encoded by the coding sequence ATGGCTAATATTTTGAACCTGATGCCGGAGCTGGAGCCGGACGAGATGAGCTTCATCCAGTCGCTTGTGAATGACATGCCGGAGCAGGAGGCGCAGCAGTTTGCCAGTATTTACCGCACCCGCCGCCGGGAGCCGCAACTCGTGCTTATCACCACCCTGATCGGCTTCATCGGCCTGGCGGGTTTGCACCGCTTCGTGCTGGGGCAGATCGGGATGGGGCTGTTGTATTTCTTCACCGGCGGCCTCTGCCTCGTGGGCACCATCATCGACCTCATCAATTACAAGCGGCTTGCCTTCGAGTATAATGTGAAACAGGCGCAGCAGGTTGTCGTCATGATGCGGTACTGA